The Ranitomeya variabilis isolate aRanVar5 chromosome 7, aRanVar5.hap1, whole genome shotgun sequence genome includes a window with the following:
- the ATP5MC3 gene encoding ATP synthase F(0) complex subunit C3, mitochondrial, translated as MYACAKFVSTPSLIRAGSRALYRPISASVLSRPEVRPGEGSALLSGTQNPCTQLVLRQIQTSAISRDIDTAAKFIGAGAATVGVAGSGAGIGTVFGSLIIGYARNPSLKQQLFSYAILGFALSEAMGLFCLMVAFLILFAM; from the exons ATGTACGCCTGCGCCAAGTTCGTGTCTACCCCTTCTCTG ATCCGTGCTGGATCCAGAGCTCTGTACAGACCAATCTCTGCATCAGTCTTGTCTCGACCAGAGGTCCGACCTGGAGAG ggAAGCGCACTCCTCAGTGGGACACAGAACCCCTGCACCCAGCTGGTATTGAGGCAAATCCAGACCAGTGCCATCAGCAGGGACATTGACACTGCTGCTAAATTCATTGGTGCTGGTGCTGCCACAGTAGGTGTGGCTGGCTCTGGTGCTGGTATTGGAACAGTTTTTGGTAGTCTCATCATTGGTTATGCCAG AAATCCATCCTTGAAACAGCAGCTGTTTTCCTACGCCATCTTGGGATTTGCCCTGTCTGAAGCTATGGGTCTGTTTTGTTTGATGGTTGCTTTCCTGATTTTATTCGCCATGTAA